In a genomic window of Halostella litorea:
- the carA gene encoding glutamine-hydrolyzing carbamoyl-phosphate synthase small subunit, whose protein sequence is MDAYVALEGGHVVAARGRAPGTSRGELVFTTAYTGYEESLTDPSYEEQVLTFSYPLIGNYGVREDRFESDRVHPRAVVARELTDDVAEWLADEGVPAVDHIDTRDLVTDIREGGAMKCGIAVGDDVTEEDALAELEACKAMSEHEDIGAQVSVAEPTVHEGDPDGTYADADVALVDCGAKGSIVDSLVARGADVHVLPYDATESDVAAVDPDLLFISNGPGDPANFEAAEELVDTLVGEVPIAGICLGQQVVARALGGTTEKMDFGHRGVNQPVRDLKTNRVVMTTQNHGYTVGDPGDVLDVTQINVNDDTPEGLDSDELGVITRQYHPEANPGPNDSLDFFDDVLGLTESRTTAAPADD, encoded by the coding sequence CTCGAGGGCGGGCACGTGGTCGCGGCGCGTGGCCGTGCTCCCGGAACGAGCCGCGGCGAACTGGTCTTTACGACAGCGTACACCGGGTACGAGGAGAGCCTGACCGACCCCTCCTACGAGGAGCAGGTGCTCACCTTCTCCTACCCCCTGATCGGGAACTACGGCGTGCGGGAGGACCGCTTCGAGTCCGACCGCGTCCACCCCCGAGCCGTCGTCGCCCGCGAACTCACCGACGACGTCGCCGAGTGGCTCGCCGATGAGGGCGTCCCCGCGGTCGACCACATCGACACGCGCGACCTCGTGACCGACATCCGCGAGGGCGGCGCGATGAAGTGCGGCATCGCCGTCGGCGACGACGTGACCGAGGAGGACGCGCTGGCCGAACTGGAGGCCTGCAAGGCCATGAGCGAACACGAGGACATCGGCGCGCAGGTCAGCGTCGCCGAGCCCACCGTCCACGAGGGCGACCCCGACGGCACGTACGCCGACGCCGACGTCGCCTTGGTCGACTGCGGCGCGAAGGGCTCCATCGTCGACTCGCTAGTCGCCCGCGGCGCGGACGTCCACGTCCTACCGTACGACGCGACCGAGTCCGACGTCGCAGCCGTCGACCCGGATCTCCTCTTCATCTCGAACGGCCCCGGCGACCCGGCGAACTTCGAGGCCGCCGAGGAACTCGTCGACACCCTCGTCGGCGAGGTGCCCATCGCCGGCATCTGCCTCGGCCAGCAGGTCGTCGCCCGCGCGCTCGGCGGCACGACGGAGAAGATGGACTTCGGCCACCGCGGCGTCAACCAGCCCGTCCGCGACCTGAAGACGAACCGCGTGGTGATGACCACGCAGAACCACGGGTACACGGTCGGCGACCCCGGCGACGTCCTCGACGTGACGCAGATCAACGTCAACGACGACACGCCGGAGGGCCTCGACAGCGACGAACTCGGCGTCATCACCCGCCAGTACCACCCCGAGGCCAACCCCGGACCGAACGACTCGCTGGACTTCTTCGACGACGTGCTGGGGCTGACGGAGAGCCGGACGACGGCGGCTCCAGCCGACGACTGA